One part of the Neodiprion virginianus isolate iyNeoVirg1 chromosome 3, iyNeoVirg1.1, whole genome shotgun sequence genome encodes these proteins:
- the LOC124300402 gene encoding FMRFamide receptor yields the protein MSEVYPVNSTSYFSSNVTNGSTENDTFTTKQPLECDTPVGEGALLEFITSGILLNVVGLFGLFGNIISMIILSRPQMKSSINYLLIGLARCDTVLILTSVFLFGLPAIYPQTNVLFNYKFFVFPRLVKFLYPLATIAQMVSVYLTLTVTMERYVAVCHPLRARSMCTYGRARMAVLCIIVVSVIYNIPKFWEMTITEEIHWKYKVPVYCANATKMRVDELYRTIYINWMYFIFYYAIPFTLLTWFNMEIYRQVRKANRELQNLSHHQRREIGLATMLLCVVIVFIVCNIIPLATNICETFYNNIPMWLVQIGNLMVTINSSVNFIIYVIFGRKFKRIFLRLFCSSHIFGAGRDSPEFPTNDESVVTNVTNIELRNSIRRCQVHRSSTRNSRNNNVHLSNGNSHSRQCPKPKVWSATPAPCVYYPAQSPARSPSQMSRTLSGQNGWDKNNVMETVIQ from the exons ATGTCGGAAGTATACCCAGTGAATAGTACGTCTTACTTTTCTTCAAATGTAACGAACGGATCTACGGAGAACGATACTTTCACGACCAAACAACCGCTGGAATGCGATACTCCGGTAGGAGAGGGCGCCCTTTTAGAATTCATCACCAGTGGTATTCTACTAAATGTGGTGGGTCTGTTCGGATTATTCGGCAACATCATTTCGATGATCATACTTTCCCGGCCCCAGATGAAATCCTCGATCAACTACTTATTGATCGGCCTAGCGAGATGCGACACCGTCCTCATTTTAACTTCG GTTTTCCTGTTCGGACTGCCGGCCATCTATCCTCAAACCAATGTTTTGTTCAATTACAAGTTTTTCGTCTTCCCAAGGCTGGTGAAGTTCTTGTATCCGTTGGCCACGATCGCGCAAATGGTCTCAGTTTACCTCACCTTGACCGTAACTATGGAACGGTACGTGGCCGTCTGTCATCCCCTGAGGGCACGCTCCATGTGCACCTATGGCAGGGCGCGGATGGCTGTCCTCTGCATCATCGTCGTCTCTGTAATATACAACATACCGAA ATTCTGGGAAATGACGATCACCGAAGAGATTCACTGGAAGTACAAAGTGCCGGTATATTGCGCAAACGCAACAAAGATGAGGGTTGACGAACTATATCGTACGATCTACATCAATTGGATGTACTTTATTTTCTACTATGCCATTCCGTTTACATTGCTCACATGGTTTAACATGGAAATATATCGACAG GTGAGAAAGGCAAACAGAGAGCTGCAGAATCTGTCGCATCACCAGCGGAGAGAAATTGGTTTGGCAACAATGCTGTTGTGCGTTGTGATAGTCTTCATAGTTTGCAACATAATACCACTAGCGACGAACATctgcgaaaccttttacaacAATATACCGATGTGGCTGGTTCAGATTGGAAATCTAATGGTGACGATCAACAGCAGTGTAAATTTCATAATCTACGTGATATTCGGTCGGAAATTCAAGAGGATCTTTCTCAGGTTATTCTGTAGCTCTCACATATTCGGCGCGGGTCGAGACAGTCCGGAATTTCCTACCAACGACGAATCCGTCGTGACCAACGTTACCAACATCGAGTTGCGAAACTCGATACGTCGCTGTCAGGTGCACAGGTCGAGCACGAGGAACAGCAGGAACAACAACGTGCACCTCTCCAACGGCAATTCTCACTCCCGACAATGCCCCAAACCCAAAGTGTGGTCGGCCACTCCGGCACCCTGCGTATATTATCCGGCCCAAAGCCCGGCGAGGAGTCCGAGTCAAATGTCACGAACCCTAAGTGGGCAAAACGGCTGGGACAAGAACAATGTCATGGAGACGGTGATCCAGTAG
- the LOC124299626 gene encoding uncharacterized protein LOC124299626 has product MKQVGTQLLQPLIADEKQAYRNASLSFAVVFSTSAITGYLTTWLYFHNQSNTRSGPETPTDVSTAIHYLVIAIDALIVPLLVTIWITRGRRRVHRVISTFATVDEKLSKFGQCPSRNSSTWKLIILICAPLVTAGVIIWIDVNYNEPQASKLSIFRSIFLHFHEFVTFYTLGFFASLVLLIGDRYKAVNSVLKTVLREHSYDLTNTRQIVSEWVTAVRELRALHRKLFFAAEDIQLAFNFQLLVLGIITLMSAIGELYKLYLANISLCGFPSLPAFAYLLLFSLQLGPAYFAAFSCSCTCDQAKRTAALIQEITVVDENLCLEIVETIATYLIILIQIGTVPQNCPNSHDSGLDNFVNSSINRGSNIS; this is encoded by the exons ATGAAACAAGTTGGAACGCAATTGTTACAACCATTAATAGCTGACGAAAAACAGGCGTACCGAAATGCAAG CTTATCCTTTGCCGTGGTTTTCAGCACGTCAGCAATTACCGGCTATTTAACGACATGGCTATATTTTCACAACCAATCCAACACGCGGTCCGGACCAGAAACGCCGACCGATGTTTCTACGGCCATTCACTATCTCGTAATAGCTATTGACGCACTAATCGTACCGCTTTTAGTAACCATCTGGATAACCAGAGGTCGGCGTCGAGTTCATCGTGTAATCTCGACCTTTGCAACAGTCGACGAGAAATTGTCAAAGTTCGGACAATGTCCAAGCCGGAATTCAAGCACGTGGAAACTCATCATTCTCATCTGTGCTCCTCTGGTAACAGCTGGAGTAATAATCTGGATCGATGTGAATTACAACGAACCACAAGCGTCGAAGCTCTCGATATTTCGCtcgatttttttacactttcaCGAGTTCGTTACGTTTTATACACTGGGGTTCTTCGCTTCTCTGGTCCTGCTTATTGGCGATCGCTACAAGGCTGTTAACTCGGTGCTGAAGACGGTTTTGCGGGAACACAGTTACGACTTGACGAACACTCGGCAAATCGTTTCGGAATGGGTTACCGCTGTACGAGAACTTCGTGCTCTTCATCGCAAGCTCTTCTTCGCAGCCGAGGATATTCAGTTGGCTTTTAATTTCCAGCTTTTAGTTCTCGGCATTATAACTCTGATGTCTGCCATCGGAGAACTTTACAAGCTCTATTTGGCGAATATCTCGCTTTGCGGATTTCCGTCTTTGCCGGCATTCGCCtatcttcttctcttctcgttGCAGCTTGGCCCAGCTTACTTCGCCGCATTCAGCTGCAGTTGCACATGCGATCAG GCCAAGAGAACTGCGGCTCTGATACAAGAGATCACCGTAGTCGATGAGAATTTATGTCTAGAG ATTGTTGAAACGATTGCAACATACCTGATTATTCTAATTCAAATAGGAACGGTGCCACAGAATTGTCCAAATTCGCATGACTCGGGATTAGATAACTTCGTTAACTCTTCAATCAACCGTGGATCAAATATTTCTTAA